The proteins below come from a single Corylus avellana chromosome ca3, CavTom2PMs-1.0 genomic window:
- the LOC132176094 gene encoding dehydration-responsive element-binding protein 1B-like, whose protein sequence is MDIFTRYSDPHPFGCPTENPESASSLSDAGHHSDEEVLLASSKPKRRAGRKKFKETRHPVYRGVRRRNNNKWVSEMRKPNEKTRIWLGTYPSAEMAARAHDVAALALRGTSACLNFADSAWSCRVPASTDAGEIRRAAAEAAEGFRPSHDDQLVEKDCGERVLDDDHQQESVMYMDEEAVFDMPGLLVNMAEGLLLSPPQYCLEDDMERNVEVSLWSFSI, encoded by the coding sequence ATGGATATCTTCACCCGATACTCAGACCCTCATCCATTCGGGTGTCCGACTGAGAACCCGGAGAGCGCTTCTTCCTTGTCCGACGCCGGCCACCACTCGGACGAAGAAGTTTTACTGGCTTCCAGCAAGCCCAAGAGGCGCGCGGGGAGGAAGAAATTCAAGGAGACGAGGCACCCTGTGTATCGCGGGGTTAGGAGGAGGAACAACAACAAGTGGGTTTCCGAAATGCGGAAGCCCAATGAGAAGACAAGGATATGGCTTGGGACCTACCCGAGTGCTGAGATGGCAGCGCGGGCGCATGACGTGGCGGCTTTGGCGCTTAGAGGAACCTCTGCTTGTCTCAACTTCGCCGACTCGGCTTGGAGTTGTCGCGTGCCGGCTTCGACGGACGCCGGGGAGATTAGGAGGGCTGCAGCGGAGGCGGCGGAGGGCTTCCGGCCGAGTCATGATGATCAGTTGGTTGAGAAGGATTGCGGAGAGAGAGTTTTGGATGATGATCATCAGCAAGAAAGTGTGATGTATATGGATGAGGAGGCTGTGTTTGACATGCCTGGATTGCTGGTGAATATGGCGGAAGGGCTGCTTCTATCTCCTCCTCAGTACTGTTTAGAGGATGACATGGAAAGGAATGTTGAAGTTTCTTTATGGAGTTTCTCAATCTAA
- the LOC132175642 gene encoding uncharacterized protein LOC132175642: MASITPSDDQSTLIRKPVMIQRRPLMLKDYLRDDFLSSCSSNGFKSFPRRQCCSTLRYLLEFDLKARCSLTTGAKRHRFLRRTRSKAVASTTISALHRASQAVINAVKKQLPFHESVKSPSTPARNGPLKGLLPRSLSRKLFSRKSSWRKAENKDSDIGRCTLCREIPNERDKPSDSTSTSSHSDSWAESEFFTSEILRSSSGNSVSSSENDVVEGKTDLPDKKVVGQTVGDDSILAATTSTYSGANIKEWPNEEEKEQLSPVSVLDCPFEDDEDISSPFHSKLAHIEGTKKKLLHKILRFECLGQLEPVELEKRIALSELNHEAPPQSPMQPCSEQKKAQEFLDLVKTKSSPHGTKFSSAENMLLDFFRERVDQDDGFELHELLKAAEDWLSGNSDQELLLRWEFQDSRKVYLRDMEKGGKWRILVEDKEEVALDIEVEVWTSLLNDLLDDLF, from the exons ATGGCTTCGATCACTCCCTCTGATGATCAGTCGACGCTGATCAGAAAGCCCGTCATGATTCAACGGAGGCCGTTGATGCTCAAGGATTATCTCCGGGACGATTTCCTCAGCTCCTGCTCATCCAACGGCTTCAAATCGTTTCCCCGGCGACAGTGCTGCAGCACCCTTCGATACCTCCTGGAGTTCGATCTCAAAGCGAGATGCTCACTAACGACCGGCGCCAAACGGCATCGTTTTCTCCGCCGAACCCGTTCGAAGGCGGTTGCTTCCACTACAATCTCGGCCTTGCACAGAGCTTCGCAGGCTGTGATCAACGCCGTCAAGAAACAACTCCCATTTCATGAATCCGTTAAGTCTCCGTCAACGCCCGCACGAAACGGACCTCTGAAAGGGCTTCTACCTCGAAGCCTTTCGCGGAAGCTCTTTTCCAGAAAGAGCTCTTGGAGGAAAGCCGAAAACAAAGATAGCGATATCGGACGGTGTACATTGTGCCGCGAGATTCCCAACGAGCGAGACAAACCGTCCGATTCAACGAGCACCAGCAGCCACAGCGACAGTTGGGCCGAGAGCGAGTTTTTTACTTCGGAGATTTTACGGTCCTCCAGCGGTAACTCCGTGAGCTCGAGCGAAAACGACGTCGTGGAAGGTAAAACGGATTTACCGGACAAGAAGGTAGTAGGCCAAACAGTCGGCGACGATTCCATCTTAGCGGCAACCACCTCCACCTACTCCGGAGCTAACATAAAG GAGTGGCCAAATGAAGAGGAGAAGGAACAACTCAGTCCAGTGTCGGTGCTGGATTGCCCAtttgaagatgatgaagatatTAGCTCGCCTTTCCACAGTAAACTTGCCCACATAGaag GCACGAAGAAAAAGCTTCTACATAAGATCCTGCGGTTTGAGTGTCTCGGTCAGCTAGAGCCAGTGGAATTAGAAAAACGCATTGCACTGTCTGAGCTCAACCATGAAGCTCCTCCTCAATCCCCCATGCAACCGTGTTCAGAGCAGAAGAAGGCTCAAGAATTCCTTGACCTCGTCAAAACAAAAAGCTCACCACATGGTACTAAATTCAGTAGTGCAGAAAACATGTTGTTAGATTTCTTTAGAGAGAGGGTTGATCAAGACGATGGATTTGAGCTTCATGAGTTATTGAAGGCGGCAGAAGATTGGCTTAGTGGGAATTCTGATCAAGAACTGTTGCTGAGATGGGAGTTTCAGGATTCAAGAAAAGTATATCTCAGGGACATGGAGAAGGGTGGGAAGTGGAGGATCTTGGTTGAAGATAAAGAAGAGGTGGCATTGGATATAGAGGTTGAAGTTTGGACTTCTTTGCTTAATGACCTGTTGGATGACCTCTTTTGA